Proteins from one uncultured Desulfuromonas sp. genomic window:
- a CDS encoding InlB B-repeat-containing protein: protein MTFLFVSMWFNIAYAVPSDENYDDDSGFTTTYADQFSNDGITYTMVNRTESTIIGNGSDSALSDGGTDYYVNFGTVSGSAASLTITAEDAASFYLKSISIDALINNEALTITPLGGDDVVLSPNADGRFSQQGLDFSDNSDFYNITSVTISGSFWELCLDDLDFEAPTSAAPVISNLDGDSFTYTEGDAATMIDQGTAATVTDSDSSDFNGGTLTVTITGGDAGEDLLDLALGTVTLDGTTVGSNVRVSGSVVGTLGNAIAVGNDLVVNFTTANATPANVQTLLRAVTYENKDTDAPTTGARTVWTTISDGDGGTSAVTDVTVTVAGSNDAPVIANMDGDSLTYDEDDAATAIDVGGDATVSDVDSSDFNGGALTVTITSGKDGAEDQLGLDTTGTVSLAGLTAGSNVSVSSSVVGTLGNTIAVGNDLVVNFTTVNATPANVQSLLRAVTYVNTDNATPTTGARTVQTTISDGDGGTSTNANVTVTVTAVNDDPTMTALPTDITVIEDTLSNVDLSAATLSDVDSAASAMTLALSVDSGTLTASSGGGVTVGGSGSATLTLAGTVANIDTYLNTAANIQYTGSSNTYGNNAATLTLTANDGGATGSGGGTDVSLGTVNLDITGTGDTPGVTSATTDEDTQTTSGLVISRNAVDDAEVTHFKITNISGGTLYQNDGTTAIADNAFITFAEGNAGLKFTPTANSTSDGSFDVQAATDGVGGGLSATSATATITVNAVNDAPVITKLNGDAVTFSIGGNSVGLDLNGNATLDDVDSVDFSGGSLTVTVIGNAQTGEDLLLIGAVGTIATSGTNVTHTDGVTIGTFVGGSGGAPLVVTLNADATPARVRDLISAVQYGNSDAATANTLDRTVRLTVDDGDGGTATSANQDVIVSLLRAPIIDLDGDDSSGAVNGGYFGTFVAGGGAVAVADSDSAISDDGTFNTLTLVLTNRPDGVSESLSSTYGSGAQTVNGEVVTIAGYSAATGQLAISVNLVSVDAATMQMLIESIRYNNDSVSPDTTDRLITVTATDNDDHAGANVTATITVEGVYNVTYDGNGNTGGSVPTDGNDYNTADSVTVLGNIGTLVRDGYSFTGWNTVAAGSGTGYQEGDTFVMGSEDVILHAQWSKNTYSVTYRGNGNTGGEVPTDTKDYDEGDSVTVLGNTGVLTRSGFEFVNWNTRADGQGDSYNDGDSFEIDDSNVSLYAQWDEIESYVIYFPHIACDGNWDTEICLVNLSTSAVLNGTLHAYGADGAELADAIDLVLSPHARYQRDVKQIFDAAESIRYLTFDSDGACVCGYEKFYTSGHYRAAIPAGGSNQNATLLIPHIASNGNWWTGIALLNTGLTAKTLTFEFNTGQTATATIAPGQHQAFTVASLLAGEDASQIQSAVIRNTEEVIGLELFGHDNQLAGLQLNNSQASAIYFPHVASDGTWWTGVSVYNPAAFAINATLYAYSQEGELLDTQSQTVEGYGTLVGTAQSLNLPDQCAWFKVTADSMFSKLSGLELFGQHDNRQLAGFSAVGLTGYDGILPKIDHEGWTGVAFVNTTEDSAQLTLTAYNDAGHVIASTEIQLNGQEKVVDVAENLFGQELDEASYIHYRADQAVAAFQLNSSADGMLLDALPGM from the coding sequence ATGACGTTTCTTTTTGTTTCAATGTGGTTCAACATTGCCTACGCGGTTCCCTCCGATGAAAATTATGATGATGATAGTGGTTTTACAACGACTTACGCCGATCAGTTTAGTAACGACGGTATTACCTACACGATGGTGAATCGGACGGAGTCGACAATAATAGGAAATGGTTCTGATAGTGCCTTGAGTGACGGCGGGACGGACTATTACGTGAATTTTGGTACGGTTTCCGGTTCTGCGGCATCGTTAACCATCACAGCTGAGGATGCTGCTTCTTTTTATTTAAAAAGCATTTCGATTGATGCCTTGATCAACAACGAAGCTCTGACGATTACACCACTGGGGGGTGATGACGTTGTTTTATCTCCAAATGCGGATGGTCGGTTCTCTCAACAGGGGTTGGATTTTTCAGATAATTCAGATTTTTACAACATCACTTCAGTGACGATTAGTGGCAGTTTTTGGGAGCTCTGCCTCGACGATCTGGATTTTGAGGCTCCAACGTCCGCCGCACCGGTAATCTCCAATCTGGACGGCGATAGCTTTACCTATACGGAAGGCGATGCGGCGACCATGATTGATCAGGGCACGGCCGCCACGGTGACGGATAGCGACAGCAGCGATTTTAACGGTGGCACTCTGACGGTGACCATCACTGGAGGAGACGCCGGCGAAGACCTGCTTGATCTTGCCTTGGGGACAGTAACCCTGGACGGAACAACGGTCGGATCGAATGTCCGTGTCAGTGGCTCCGTGGTGGGCACGCTCGGTAATGCCATTGCCGTCGGCAATGATCTGGTGGTCAATTTCACCACGGCCAATGCGACACCGGCGAATGTTCAGACTCTGCTCCGCGCTGTCACCTATGAGAATAAGGACACCGATGCGCCGACCACCGGAGCACGGACGGTGTGGACCACCATCAGTGACGGCGATGGCGGCACCAGCGCCGTCACTGATGTCACGGTGACGGTCGCCGGAAGCAATGATGCTCCCGTGATTGCAAATATGGACGGCGACAGTCTGACCTATGATGAAGACGATGCGGCAACTGCCATTGATGTCGGCGGTGACGCGACAGTCAGCGATGTCGACAGCAGCGATTTCAACGGTGGCGCTCTGACGGTGACCATCACTTCCGGAAAAGACGGCGCCGAAGATCAACTGGGCCTTGACACCACAGGGACGGTGTCCCTGGCCGGGCTAACGGCCGGATCGAATGTCAGTGTCAGCAGCTCCGTAGTGGGCACGCTCGGCAACACCATTGCCGTCGGCAATGATCTGGTGGTCAATTTCACCACCGTTAATGCGACTCCGGCAAATGTGCAAAGCCTGCTCCGCGCCGTCACCTATGTGAATACGGATAACGCCACACCGACCACCGGAGCACGGACGGTGCAAACCACCATCAGTGACGGTGACGGCGGCACCAGCACCAATGCCAATGTCACGGTCACGGTCACAGCGGTCAATGACGATCCCACGATGACGGCATTGCCAACGGACATCACCGTTATTGAAGACACCTTAAGCAACGTTGATTTAAGCGCGGCGACCTTGAGTGATGTCGATTCCGCGGCAAGCGCCATGACCCTGGCGCTCAGTGTCGATTCCGGAACGTTGACCGCTTCCAGTGGTGGCGGCGTGACCGTCGGCGGCTCCGGCAGTGCAACCCTGACCCTGGCCGGAACCGTTGCCAACATTGATACCTATCTCAACACGGCAGCAAATATCCAATATACCGGCAGCAGTAATACCTACGGAAACAATGCCGCGACCTTGACTCTGACCGCCAATGACGGTGGCGCCACCGGTAGTGGCGGCGGAACGGATGTCTCGCTGGGGACGGTCAACCTGGATATCACCGGAACCGGCGATACCCCCGGCGTGACGTCTGCGACAACGGATGAAGACACGCAGACCACCTCAGGGCTGGTGATCAGCCGCAATGCTGTAGACGACGCCGAAGTCACCCATTTCAAAATCACCAATATCAGCGGCGGCACCCTGTATCAAAACGATGGTACGACGGCCATTGCCGATAACGCGTTTATCACCTTTGCCGAAGGCAACGCCGGGCTCAAGTTTACTCCGACAGCAAACAGTACCTCAGACGGCAGCTTCGATGTTCAGGCCGCAACCGATGGTGTCGGCGGCGGGCTATCCGCGACAAGTGCCACGGCGACGATTACCGTCAATGCCGTTAATGACGCTCCGGTGATCACCAAGCTCAACGGTGATGCCGTGACATTCAGTATCGGCGGCAATAGTGTTGGTCTCGATCTCAACGGTAACGCCACACTTGACGACGTTGATTCCGTGGATTTCTCCGGTGGCTCTCTTACGGTGACAGTTATTGGCAATGCGCAGACGGGTGAAGACCTGTTGTTGATCGGCGCTGTGGGCACTATTGCCACCTCCGGGACGAATGTGACCCATACCGACGGCGTAACCATCGGCACCTTTGTCGGCGGCAGCGGCGGTGCACCTCTGGTCGTCACCCTCAACGCAGACGCCACCCCCGCCCGTGTCCGCGATCTGATCTCCGCCGTACAATACGGCAACAGTGACGCCGCGACGGCAAACACTCTTGACCGGACTGTCCGCCTGACGGTAGATGACGGCGATGGCGGCACCGCCACCTCGGCAAATCAGGACGTCATCGTTTCTCTGCTGCGGGCACCGATCATCGATCTGGATGGCGATGATTCCAGCGGCGCAGTCAATGGCGGATATTTCGGCACCTTCGTGGCGGGCGGCGGAGCCGTGGCCGTTGCAGATAGTGATTCCGCCATCAGCGATGACGGCACCTTCAATACGCTGACCCTTGTGTTAACCAATCGACCTGATGGCGTCTCAGAGAGTCTCAGCTCAACCTATGGCAGCGGCGCTCAGACCGTTAATGGCGAAGTCGTGACGATTGCCGGCTACAGTGCGGCCACCGGGCAACTCGCTATCAGCGTAAATTTAGTATCGGTTGATGCCGCAACCATGCAAATGCTGATTGAGTCGATTCGTTACAATAATGACAGTGTTTCACCGGATACAACGGATCGGCTGATTACCGTCACCGCGACGGACAATGATGATCATGCCGGAGCCAATGTTACGGCGACAATCACGGTTGAGGGCGTGTACAACGTCACTTATGACGGCAACGGCAACACCGGCGGCAGCGTGCCGACGGATGGCAACGACTACAATACCGCCGATAGCGTGACGGTTTTAGGAAATATCGGCACTCTGGTCAGGGATGGGTACTCTTTTACCGGTTGGAACACGGTCGCCGCCGGCAGCGGTACGGGTTATCAAGAGGGGGATACGTTTGTTATGGGCAGTGAGGATGTCATCCTCCATGCCCAGTGGAGCAAAAACACGTACAGCGTCACCTACCGCGGTAACGGTAACACCGGTGGGGAGGTCCCGACGGATACTAAGGATTATGACGAGGGCGATTCGGTAACGGTGTTGGGTAACACAGGAGTATTGACACGCTCCGGCTTTGAGTTTGTCAACTGGAATACCCGCGCCGACGGGCAGGGGGACAGTTATAACGACGGAGACTCTTTTGAGATCGACGACTCGAATGTCTCTCTTTATGCTCAATGGGATGAAATTGAATCCTACGTGATCTATTTCCCTCATATCGCCTGCGACGGTAACTGGGACACTGAAATCTGTCTGGTCAATCTGTCTACCTCCGCGGTGTTGAATGGAACGTTACATGCCTATGGTGCTGACGGCGCTGAACTGGCTGACGCTATTGATCTTGTTCTTTCTCCGCACGCCCGTTACCAACGCGATGTGAAGCAGATTTTTGACGCGGCCGAATCGATCCGTTATCTGACGTTTGACAGCGATGGTGCGTGTGTGTGCGGTTACGAGAAGTTTTATACCAGCGGCCACTATCGTGCAGCTATTCCCGCTGGTGGCAGCAACCAGAACGCAACATTGCTGATTCCACATATTGCAAGTAATGGAAACTGGTGGACGGGAATCGCTCTTCTCAATACCGGACTGACGGCAAAAACATTAACGTTTGAATTCAACACCGGACAAACGGCAACGGCGACCATCGCGCCAGGGCAGCATCAAGCGTTCACGGTTGCCTCCCTGCTGGCAGGAGAGGACGCCTCACAGATTCAATCGGCGGTTATCCGCAATACGGAAGAGGTGATTGGCCTTGAATTGTTTGGACATGATAATCAATTGGCCGGTCTGCAACTCAACAATTCTCAGGCCAGTGCGATCTATTTCCCTCATGTTGCCAGCGATGGAACATGGTGGACAGGTGTCTCCGTGTATAATCCGGCGGCTTTTGCAATCAACGCAACGTTGTACGCGTACAGTCAGGAAGGGGAGCTTCTCGACACACAAAGTCAAACGGTTGAAGGCTACGGCACACTTGTCGGTACAGCTCAAAGTCTTAACCTGCCTGACCAGTGTGCCTGGTTCAAGGTGACTGCGGACAGCATGTTCTCCAAGCTGAGCGGACTGGAGTTGTTCGGCCAACACGATAATCGTCAGCTGGCCGGTTTCAGTGCTGTCGGCCTGACAGGTTACGACGGCATCCTGCCTAAAATTGATCATGAAGGATGGACCGGGGTCGCCTTTGTCAACACCACAGAGGATAGCGCCCAGTTGACGCTGACGGCCTACAACGATGCAGGCCATGTTATCGCCAGCACAGAAATCCAGCTCAATGGACAGGAGAAGGTCGTTGATGTTGCTGAAAACCTCTTTGGTCAGGAGCTGGATGAGGCAAGCTATATCCACTATCGCGCGGATCAGGCTGTTGCCGCCTTCCAGTTGAACAGCTCCGCTGACGGCATGCTTCTGGATGCGTTGCCGGGAATGTAA
- a CDS encoding iron ABC transporter permease: MSLRHAYHQRQRRLTVGWLATLLVLGLITLLALTSGAMDVDWRQLWCGDGQTLSASQRVLLHIRLPRACSAILGGAALATAGLILQVLLNNPLASPSTLGISQGASFGAACGIWLLSSGPALTVSPWLVTGLAFSGAMATTLLILALSLWRNCGRETIILAGVALSALFVAATTLLQYLADDTQLAAIVHWSFGDVGRADWRDLRLLALVTLVGLVALWSQRRTFNALLCGHDTATTLGLNVIRLRLAGVTLVALMTATTVTLLGVISFIGLVAPHLVRLLVGDNVVARLPLCALSGAILLLLADLIGRTVFAPLTFPAGVVTAFLGAPLFLVLLFSREQPWT; the protein is encoded by the coding sequence ATGAGCCTGCGCCACGCCTATCATCAGCGCCAGCGTCGTTTGACCGTGGGCTGGCTGGCGACCCTGCTGGTGCTGGGCCTGATCACCCTGCTCGCACTGACCAGCGGCGCGATGGATGTGGACTGGCGTCAGCTGTGGTGCGGTGACGGCCAAACCCTCAGCGCGTCGCAACGCGTCCTGCTGCACATCCGCCTGCCGCGTGCCTGCAGCGCCATTCTCGGCGGCGCGGCTCTGGCCACGGCCGGGCTCATCCTCCAGGTGTTACTGAACAATCCACTGGCCTCCCCCTCCACCCTGGGCATCTCCCAGGGCGCGTCGTTCGGCGCAGCGTGCGGCATCTGGCTGCTGTCGTCGGGTCCGGCGCTGACCGTGTCGCCGTGGCTGGTCACCGGCCTGGCGTTTAGCGGCGCCATGGCCACCACCCTGCTGATCCTTGCCTTGAGCCTGTGGCGTAACTGCGGCCGTGAAACCATCATCCTTGCCGGGGTGGCGCTCAGCGCCCTGTTTGTCGCCGCCACCACCCTGTTGCAATATCTGGCCGACGACACCCAGCTGGCCGCCATCGTCCACTGGAGTTTCGGCGATGTCGGGCGTGCCGACTGGCGCGATCTGCGTCTGCTGGCTCTGGTCACGCTGGTTGGTTTGGTGGCACTGTGGAGTCAGCGCCGCACCTTTAACGCCCTGCTGTGCGGTCACGACACCGCCACCACCCTCGGCCTGAATGTCATCCGGTTGCGGCTGGCCGGGGTCACTCTGGTGGCACTGATGACCGCCACCACCGTCACCCTGCTCGGTGTCATCAGCTTCATCGGCCTGGTTGCCCCCCATCTGGTGCGGTTACTGGTTGGCGATAATGTGGTGGCACGGCTGCCGTTGTGCGCCCTGAGCGGCGCCATTTTGTTGCTGCTCGCCGACCTCATCGGGCGCACCGTGTTCGCACCGCTGACCTTTCCCGCCGGGGTGGTCACCGCGTTCCTCGGCGCACCGTTGTTCCTCGTGCTTTTGTTCAGCCGGGAGCAACCATGGACCTGA
- a CDS encoding ABC transporter ATP-binding protein, giving the protein MDLTLHHLHFAYRGGHPVLNGLDATLADGQLTALLGVNGSGKSTLLKLMAGILTPDSGNIVLGAPLDQSLRQLGPRRIAHYCAYVAQNSQPPTLTVFDYVLLGRLPHQGGWSARPSATDLELVEQSLNHMELIDLAHTPMTKLSGGQVQMAVIARALAQQPAILLLDEPTNNLDPKHQVQLMDKLRAASREKRTTVIFSMHDINLALQWADRAMLLHEGRLLRHIPTAQLTTGDLSTLFGLQYRMLEGQNKQRWFQPEV; this is encoded by the coding sequence ATGGACCTGACCCTGCATCACCTGCATTTTGCCTATCGCGGCGGTCATCCGGTGCTCAATGGTCTGGACGCCACCCTGGCCGACGGCCAACTCACCGCCCTGCTCGGCGTTAACGGCTCCGGTAAATCGACCCTGCTCAAACTGATGGCCGGGATTCTGACGCCTGACAGTGGCAACATCGTCCTCGGTGCGCCGCTGGATCAATCCCTGCGTCAGCTTGGCCCGCGACGTATCGCCCACTACTGCGCCTATGTGGCTCAGAACTCCCAGCCGCCAACCCTGACGGTGTTTGACTACGTGCTGCTTGGTCGCCTGCCCCATCAAGGCGGTTGGTCGGCTCGTCCTTCAGCAACCGACCTGGAATTGGTTGAACAGAGCCTGAATCACATGGAACTCATCGATCTGGCCCACACGCCCATGACCAAATTGAGCGGCGGTCAGGTGCAGATGGCAGTGATCGCCCGCGCCCTGGCCCAACAACCGGCCATCCTGCTGCTCGACGAACCCACCAACAACCTCGATCCCAAACATCAGGTGCAATTGATGGATAAATTGCGCGCAGCCAGTCGTGAGAAGCGCACTACGGTGATTTTCAGCATGCATGACATCAACCTGGCGCTGCAGTGGGCCGACCGGGCCATGTTGTTGCACGAAGGGCGGCTGTTGCGTCATATCCCAACGGCGCAATTGACCACCGGCGACCTGTCGACCCTGTTCGGATTACAGTATCGGATGCTTGAAGGGCAGAACAAGCAACGCTGGTTTCAACCGGAGGTATGA
- a CDS encoding RtcB family protein codes for MKPHHIFADAPDGATLDQFYTALQQEYAVRGALMADAHLGYALPIGGVIATQDVIVPAWVGYDIGCGMCALPTTFDATEIHAHGEAIFNAIYQAVPVGFHHNRQETTWNHEHLPRSPFLAKLFAENGLLQLGSLGSGNHFIEIGRDGNNRVWIIVHSGSRNLGHSVAGYYMKQAAGGTKARQGHDGLAVDSAAGRDYLMDLAFCLAFALQNRHEIIGRVVEQIQRYCTGKAQWSELINRNHNHAEGKDGLWIHRKGATHAEAGMMGVIPGNMRDGSFIVEGKGNPLSLWSSSHGAGRVLSRKAAKDQLSMKAFRCSMDGIVARVSKKTLDESPLAYKNIFTVMDQQKDLVTVHAHIKPLINIKG; via the coding sequence ATGAAACCACATCACATCTTTGCCGATGCTCCTGATGGAGCCACCCTCGATCAGTTTTACACGGCTCTCCAACAGGAGTATGCCGTGCGCGGTGCGTTGATGGCCGACGCCCACCTTGGTTATGCCCTGCCCATCGGCGGTGTTATTGCGACGCAGGATGTCATTGTCCCGGCCTGGGTGGGCTACGATATCGGCTGTGGCATGTGCGCGCTGCCAACAACCTTTGACGCAACAGAGATTCATGCCCATGGTGAGGCAATCTTCAACGCCATTTACCAAGCGGTGCCGGTGGGGTTTCACCACAACCGCCAGGAAACCACCTGGAACCATGAACATCTTCCCCGCAGCCCTTTTCTGGCTAAATTATTTGCTGAAAACGGCCTGCTGCAGCTGGGCTCACTGGGTAGCGGCAATCACTTCATTGAGATCGGTCGTGACGGCAACAACCGGGTGTGGATCATCGTCCATTCCGGCTCACGCAACCTCGGCCATTCGGTGGCCGGCTATTACATGAAACAGGCTGCCGGAGGGACAAAAGCGCGTCAGGGCCACGATGGCCTGGCGGTGGATTCGGCAGCGGGACGTGACTATCTGATGGATTTGGCCTTCTGTCTGGCTTTTGCCTTACAGAACCGCCATGAAATCATTGGTCGGGTGGTGGAGCAGATTCAGCGTTATTGCACCGGCAAGGCGCAGTGGTCAGAGCTGATCAATCGCAATCATAATCACGCCGAGGGAAAAGACGGTTTGTGGATTCACCGCAAAGGTGCCACCCACGCTGAGGCAGGTATGATGGGCGTAATTCCCGGCAATATGCGGGACGGCTCGTTCATTGTTGAAGGCAAAGGCAATCCGCTATCGCTGTGGTCGAGTTCGCACGGAGCCGGACGGGTATTGAGCCGCAAAGCGGCTAAGGATCAGTTGAGCATGAAGGCCTTCCGTTGCAGCATGGACGGCATTGTCGCCCGCGTCAGCAAAAAGACCCTCGACGAATCGCCGTTGGCTTACAAAAATATCTTTACCGTTATGGACCAGCAAAAAGATCTGGTGACGGTGCATGCCCACATCAAACCGTTGATCAACATCAAGGGCTAG
- a CDS encoding outer membrane protein transport protein, with protein sequence MRILMLLFVMLVGFFTTAWATNGMNMIGYGAVSSAMGGADLALVDNVTAMNINPAGLSGCCGGEISVGDSMLQPRNHHQDQHGNNLLADEQLFHLPLLAWAQPIKNSPFIFGLGFFAQGGMGLRYKGLRMPFADQVAMSQEYDELSSGISYMKATPTLAWRSEDRRLKLGICLQGGYATAKMDMFPHTSLAVDDDGDGTNAFSFFGMRLKDSRAWATGLRLGFQYQWGNLTVGGAYLTESKLTYKDGNAQINYSALGEGLVDYDAELSGFNWPRQAGLGFSYRIGDTVKVAMDVDWINWSNAVKNVRLKLHQRGNDQVPASLAYGYPMSWRDQWVIAVGLEYRCTDNLRLRLGYNHGNNPIPGKNLFPFFPAIVTDHVTAGTGLKWQKWQVDLALEWALKKKASGDNGLFCHHGYSAEVSQFTSHVMVTRRY encoded by the coding sequence ATGCGTATTTTAATGCTTCTGTTTGTCATGCTCGTGGGCTTTTTCACCACAGCTTGGGCGACAAACGGCATGAATATGATCGGTTATGGTGCTGTATCCAGTGCCATGGGGGGAGCGGACCTGGCTCTGGTTGACAATGTCACGGCCATGAACATCAACCCTGCCGGGCTCAGCGGCTGCTGCGGTGGCGAAATCAGTGTCGGCGACAGTATGCTGCAGCCACGCAACCATCATCAGGATCAGCACGGCAACAATCTCCTGGCCGATGAACAACTGTTTCACCTGCCGCTGCTGGCCTGGGCCCAGCCCATCAAAAATTCCCCTTTCATCTTCGGTCTTGGTTTTTTCGCTCAGGGCGGCATGGGGTTGCGCTATAAGGGCCTGCGTATGCCGTTTGCCGATCAGGTGGCCATGTCCCAGGAGTATGATGAGCTGTCCAGTGGCATCAGTTACATGAAAGCCACGCCGACGCTGGCCTGGCGCAGTGAAGACCGCCGCCTGAAACTGGGAATCTGTTTGCAGGGCGGTTATGCCACAGCCAAAATGGATATGTTCCCCCATACCAGTCTGGCCGTTGATGACGATGGCGACGGCACCAATGCGTTTTCTTTTTTCGGCATGAGGTTGAAAGACTCGCGCGCCTGGGCAACGGGTCTGCGGTTGGGCTTTCAATACCAGTGGGGAAATCTGACGGTTGGCGGTGCTTATCTGACCGAATCAAAACTGACCTATAAAGACGGCAATGCGCAGATTAATTACTCGGCTCTGGGGGAAGGATTGGTCGATTATGATGCCGAATTATCTGGATTTAACTGGCCACGTCAGGCTGGTCTCGGCTTCAGTTACCGGATTGGCGACACCGTGAAAGTGGCCATGGATGTCGACTGGATCAACTGGTCCAATGCCGTTAAGAATGTCCGCTTGAAGCTTCACCAGAGGGGCAACGACCAAGTGCCCGCGTCATTGGCTTACGGCTACCCCATGTCGTGGCGCGACCAATGGGTGATCGCCGTAGGATTGGAATATCGCTGCACCGACAACCTGCGCCTGCGCTTAGGGTACAATCACGGCAATAATCCCATTCCGGGAAAAAACCTCTTCCCGTTTTTCCCGGCGATTGTGACCGATCATGTGACAGCGGGGACCGGACTGAAATGGCAAAAGTGGCAGGTTGACCTTGCCCTGGAGTGGGCGTTAAAGAAAAAAGCCTCTGGCGACAACGGCCTGTTCTGCCATCATGGTTACAGTGCCGAAGTCTCGCAGTTTACCAGCCATGTGATGGTGACACGTCGCTACTGA
- a CDS encoding tail fiber protein: MEPFIGMIMMWSGSFAPKGWLFCHGQRIPINEYQSLFSLIGTTYGGDGYSTFQLPDLRGRVPLGAGTSPQGGQYSQGEAGGDAVQNLALSVNNLPSHTHELSEGNIEIAQSTTVDLTMNVSTDPGERGVAQQGDYFGAPTSSSRGVPLYRGDANKNVAVSGLSGSVQPHSATMTGTIGHTGQGQAVQFPNMQPYLAIEYIIACEGIYPPRQ, from the coding sequence ATGGAACCATTTATCGGGATGATTATGATGTGGTCGGGAAGTTTTGCGCCGAAAGGATGGCTTTTTTGCCATGGGCAGCGCATTCCAATTAATGAATACCAGTCATTGTTCTCTTTAATCGGCACCACTTATGGCGGCGACGGGTATAGCACGTTCCAGTTGCCGGACTTGCGTGGTCGTGTCCCCCTCGGCGCGGGGACGAGCCCACAGGGAGGCCAGTATTCCCAGGGGGAAGCTGGCGGCGACGCTGTGCAAAATCTGGCCCTGAGTGTCAACAATCTGCCGAGCCATACCCACGAATTATCCGAGGGGAATATTGAAATTGCGCAATCCACCACCGTTGATCTGACCATGAATGTTTCCACGGATCCAGGGGAGCGTGGTGTTGCCCAGCAGGGGGATTATTTTGGTGCACCGACTTCTAGCAGCCGCGGCGTCCCCCTGTATCGTGGTGATGCCAATAAAAACGTGGCGGTTTCCGGGCTGTCCGGCAGCGTCCAGCCGCATTCGGCGACTATGACGGGAACAATCGGCCATACCGGCCAAGGGCAGGCGGTGCAGTTTCCCAACATGCAGCCCTATCTGGCCATTGAGTATATTATCGCCTGCGAGGGGATCTATCCCCCCCGCCAATAA
- a CDS encoding MarC family protein — MTKQIRKHDLIFVSGVWEKELVPLEQRDVLVADGREGYSDADDIRLFILPNTTAETTMDNLWLHAFTVFMGFFAIMNPIANVPVFIGLTSDDDTKTTAAIAFRALLLAFAIVALFSVTGKIIFELFGLTLPAFRLTGGLLVFLVGFHMLQGNHSSVQHPSHAEKQKPAEDSLGIAVSPLAMPILAGPGTIATAMNFSSGGGITELLVTISMFGVLCVLTYILFIFGEKLVFFIGPSALGVITRMMGLILASIGTQMVIEGIRGAFSLAG, encoded by the coding sequence ATGACCAAACAAATCCGGAAACACGATCTGATATTCGTATCGGGAGTTTGGGAAAAAGAGCTGGTACCCCTTGAACAAAGAGACGTGCTTGTCGCAGACGGCAGAGAAGGTTATAGTGATGCAGACGATATTCGCCTGTTTATTCTTCCCAACACAACGGCTGAAACAACAATGGACAACCTCTGGCTGCACGCATTCACTGTTTTCATGGGCTTTTTTGCCATTATGAACCCCATTGCCAACGTGCCGGTGTTTATTGGCCTGACCAGTGACGATGACACTAAAACCACGGCGGCCATCGCCTTTCGCGCCCTGCTACTGGCCTTTGCAATTGTCGCCCTGTTTTCCGTGACCGGAAAAATCATTTTTGAACTGTTCGGCTTGACCTTGCCGGCATTTCGCCTCACCGGCGGCTTACTGGTTTTTTTGGTCGGATTTCACATGCTGCAGGGCAACCATTCGAGTGTTCAGCACCCGAGCCATGCCGAAAAGCAAAAACCTGCCGAAGACTCTCTCGGTATTGCCGTTTCGCCACTGGCGATGCCAATCCTTGCCGGTCCCGGCACCATTGCCACGGCCATGAATTTTTCTTCGGGTGGTGGTATCACCGAACTGCTGGTGACCATCTCCATGTTCGGAGTGCTCTGTGTTCTAACCTACATCCTGTTTATTTTCGGTGAAAAACTGGTTTTTTTCATCGGACCCAGCGCCTTGGGCGTGATCACCCGGATGATGGGTCTGATTCTGGCATCAATCGGAACGCAAATGGTCATTGAGGGCATTCGCGGCGCCTTCTCACTGGCCGGGTAA